Proteins co-encoded in one Lagopus muta isolate bLagMut1 chromosome 25, bLagMut1 primary, whole genome shotgun sequence genomic window:
- the LOC125684704 gene encoding glial fibrillary acidic protein, whose amino-acid sequence MESRRLSYGRRFGPSGSAWSPSERLRSRGALPAPRTSGRVDFSSVNVLNSEFREIRTNEKVEMMELNDRFASYIEKVRLLEQRNKVLVLELNRAREQEPSRLADVYQEELRELRRRVELLGTAKARAEVQRDGLAEELGSLREKLQQEVTLRLEAESTLAAYRQDVDAAALARLDLERRVGSLQDEVAFLQKVHEEELRELQEQLAQHRVHVEVDASKPDLTAALRDIRTQYEAMAASNMQETEEWYKSKFADLTDAAARHAEALRAAKHEANEYRRQLQALTCDLEALRGSNESLERQLRELEERYALETSAYQDTVGRLEEDIRSLKEEMARHLQEYQDLLNVKLALDIEIATYRKLLEGEESRITVPVQSFSNLQIRETSLDTKSVSEAHLKRSIVVKTVETRDGEVIKESKQEHKEVV is encoded by the exons ATGGAGAGCCGCCGGTTGTCCTACGGCCGCCGCTTCGGCCCCAGCGGCTCTGCGTGGAGCCCCTCGGAGCGGCTCCGTTCCCGCGGCGCTCTGCCCGCACCCCGCACGTCGGGCAGGGTGGATTTCTCGTCGGTCAACGTCCTCAACTCGGAGTTCCGGGAGATCCGCACCAACGAGAAGGTGGAGATGATGGAGCTGAACGACCGCTTCGCCAGTTACATCGAGAAGGTGCGGCTGCTGGAGCAGCGCAACAaggtgctggtgctggagctGAACAGGGCGCGGGAGCAGGAGCCGTCCCGTCTGGCCGATGTGTACCAGGAGGAGCTGCGGGAGCTGCGGCGCCGCgtggagctgctgggcaccgCCAAGGCGCGCGCGGAGGTGCAGAGGGACGGCCTGGCTGAGGAGCTGGGGAGTCTGCGGGAAAA gctgcagcaggaggtcaCCCTGCGGCTGGAGGCCGAGAGCACCCTGGCTGCGTACCGGCAG GATGTtgatgctgctgccctggctcgCCTTGACCTGGAGCGTCGCGTAGGGTCCCTGCAGGATGAGGTGGCCTTCCTCCAGAAGGTGCATGAGGAG gagctgcgggagctgcaggagcagctggccCAGCACCGGGTGCACGTGGAGGTGGATGCCAGCAAGCCAGACCTGACGGCAGCACTGCGCGATATCCGCACACAGTACGAGGCCATGGCTGCCAGCAACATGCAGGAGACTGAGGAGTGGTACAAGTCCAAG TTTGCAGACCTGACAGATGCAGCTGCCCGGCACGCAGAGGCCCTACGTGCAGCCAAGCATGAGGCCAACGAGTACCGGCGGCAGCTCCAGGCCCTCACCTGCGACCTGGAGGCTCTGCGGGGCTCG AACGAGTCCCTGGAGAGGCAGCTGCGGGAGCTGGAGGAGCGCTACGCACTGGAGACGTCTGCCTACCAGGACACGGTGGGACGGCTGGAGGAGGACATCCGCAGCCTCAAGGAGGAGATGGCGCGGCACCTGCAGGAATACCAGGACCTGCTCAACGTCAAGCTGGCCCTCGACATCGAGATCGCCACGTACCGCAAGCTGCTGGAGGGCGAGGAGAGCAG GATCACCGTCCCTGTGCAGAGCTTCTCCAACCTGCAGATCcgag AGACCAGCCTGGACACCAAGTCTGTGTCAGAAGCTCATTTGAAGAGGAGCATTGTGGTCAAAACGGTGGAGACGAGAGATGGAGAG GTGATCAAGGAGTCCAAGCAGGAGCACAAGGAGGTGGTGTAG
- the FAM187A gene encoding Ig-like V-type domain-containing protein FAM187A: MEMGLLGAVLLLCMADVLHSFAIGEKEDIFRRMVCPAFLMFDNAAYLADMTFELPCNCKPEEVSNVVWYFQKNMGGHETTVLTDFSGNMVLDSSHIHVGTDVLKRFTIRMFSLIVFRAQVSDSGHYLCGTQRGDFFYGYDVDVQPTKHITVAFLDVGQHVQDDHTAKAFSLFTTFWDWTTCDRCGVRGEQRRIGLCYVQSARLHPRYRTVLPNVTSCGSRAVPARLQRSSRHRKPEVAIRSCVAPCPQEDNPQEGVQAISNVIHKLGQKPWLPRVPTQFYKHPLGRDLVIACPGARPEHAVAWDKDSVRLYRSRYLVGVNKSMRVFIDHGNHLHVRRVRFSDGGTYLCWREGKLVAGLRLRVSYQAERRRSLDDPETIYVVKAIGVSYVLIGAVFIGVHSCRCCWWALRHSVRI; encoded by the coding sequence ATGGAgatggggctgctgggagccgtCCTGCTCCTCTGCATGGCAGATGTTCTCCACTCCTTTGCGATTGGGGAGAAAGAAGACATATTCAGGCGCATGGTGTGTCCTGCTTTCCTGATGTTTGACAACGCCGCCTACCTGGCCGACATGACCTTCGAGCTCCCCTGCAACTGCAAGCCCGAGGAGGTCTCCAACGTCGTCTGGTATTTCCAGAAGAACATGGGAGGCCACGAAACCACCGTCCTGACAGACTTTTCTGGCAACATGGTGCTCGACTCGAGCCACATCCACGTGGGCACTGACGTCCTGAAGCGTTTCACCATCCGGATGTTCAGCCTCATCGTTTTCCGTGCCCAGGTATCAGACTCGGGCCACTACCTGTGTGGCACCCAGAGAGGGGATTTTTTTTACGGCTATGACGTGGACGTGCAGCCCACCAAGCACATCACGGTGGCGTTCTTGGACGTGGGACAGCACGTCCAGGATGATCACACGGCGAAGGCCTTCAGTCTCTTCACCACCTTCTGGGACTGGACCACGTGCGACCGCTGCGGGGTGCGAGGCGAGCAGCGGCGCATCGGGCTCTGCTACGTGCAGAGCGCCCGGCTGCACCCGCGCTACCGCACCGTGCTGCCCAACGTCACCTCCTGCGGCTCCAGGGCCGTTCCGGCGCGGCTCCAGCGCTCCAGCCGCCACCGGAAGCCCGAGGTGGCGATCCGGAGCTGCGTGGCCCCGTGTCCGCAGGAGGACAACCCGCAGGAAGGCGTGCAGGCCATCTCCAACGTCATCCACAAGCTGGGCCAGAAGCCCTGGCTGCCCCGCGTCCCCACGCAGTTCTACAAGCATCCCCTCGGAAGAGATCTGGTCATCGCCTGCCCCGGGGCCCGGCCCGAGCACGCCGTGGCGTGGGACAAGGACTCCGTGCGGCTCTACCGCTCCCGCTACCTCGTGGGGGTCAACAAGAGCATGCGCGTCTTCATCGACCACGGAAACCACCTGCATGTCCGCCGGGTCCGCTTCAGCGACGGAGGCACCTACCTCTGCTGGAGGGAGGGCAAACTGGTGGCCGGGCTGCGGCTCCGTGTGAGCTACCAGGCTGAGCGCCGCCGCTCGCTCGACGACCCCGAGACGATCTACGTCGTCAAGGCCATCGGCGTCAGCTACGTCCTCATCGGGGCCGTCTTCATCGGCGTCCACTCGTGCCGCTGCTGCTGGTGGGCGCTGCGGCACTCTGTGAGGATTTAG
- the CCDC103 gene encoding coiled-coil domain-containing protein 103, whose amino-acid sequence MEADGAVDMGALRAELRAALEADERRERENSAKLRAVRQRVESYEQFRDIVLASHLRPLEKKDKMGNKRNVLWNPCAGHPRGQQATEVEIPQELEQLPGTSAEFYRDWRRCLKSGKEKYQLLLKLEGKALSRIFQAELGFGLLGEFLTVLAQNVCHEDRDAVLQILQSLSSTKRFGLNLDLLSTSEKESTRDLFRKLQSMSGGYWTPGRPCGEAEGEAHPTDTDLQKEAEERRVTELMRCYQAS is encoded by the exons ATGGAGGCGGACGGAGCCGTGGATATGGGTGCGCTGCGGGCGGAGCTGCGGGCGGCGCTGGAGGCCGACGAGAGGCGCGAGAGGGAGAACAGCGCCAAGCTGCGCGCCGTGCGGCAGCGCGTGGAATCCTACGAGCAGTTCAG GGACATCGTGCTGGCGTCACACCTGAGGCCTCTAGAGAAGAAGGACAAGATGGGGAACAAGAGAAACGTGCTGTGGAACCCCTGTGCAGGCCACCCGAGGGGCCAGCAAGCCACTGAGGTGGAGATACCACAG gAGCTGGAGCAATTGCCTGGAACCTCTGCCGAATTTTACAGAGATTGGCGCAGGTGCttaaaaagtggaaaagaaaaataccagctTTTGCTTAAACTGGAGGGGAAGGCCTTGAGCAGAATCTTTCAGGCCGAGTTGGGTTTTGGCCTCCTGGGTGAGTTCCTTACCGTGCTGGCACAGAACGTCTGCCACGAAGACAGAGATGCTGTGCTTCAGATCTTACAGAGCCTTTCCAGCACCAAACGCTTTGGGTTAAACCTGGATCTTCTGAGCACGTCAGAAAAAGAGAGCACCAGGGATCTGTTTAGGAAGCTGCAGAGCATGAGTGGGGGTTATTGGACCCCTGGCCGTCCCTGTGGCGAAGCAGAGGGAGAAGCCCACCCCACCGACACCGACTTGCAGAAGGAAGCGGAGGAAAGGAGAGTCACAGAGCTGATGAGGTGCTACCAGGCCAGCTGA